One segment of Mycolicibacterium baixiangningiae DNA contains the following:
- a CDS encoding FAD-binding protein, which translates to MTAALTAQSCGLDTLVVEKAAHFGGSTALSGGGIWVPGAPSQRKAGYTPDPESVFGYLKQITGGLVSDARLRTYVDAAPQMMEFLEDLSPWFEFVWKPGYADYYPELPGGSELGSTINVPAIDLRELGEEEQHLLQPLALAPKGIWFAPKDLRLFYQVRQNWRGKAVLVKLIWRMVRARVFGDRMAAIGQSLAARMRLAMKQQDIPLWLDTPMTELITGPDGEVVGAVIEKDGRAVHIGARRGVILAAGGFDHDMAWRKQHLPLLEKDWSFGNPANVGDGIRAGERVGAASELLDEAWWFPAMCWPDGRLQFMLNERMMPAQFVVNGDGRRFINEAAPYMDFAHAMIDGQRSGVTHIPCWLITDIASFHRYVVGGHLPIPKIPFAPVPTGWKVPKAWLESGVVHEARTWEEMAGKIGVPPEHLRRTAERFNELAHKGHDDDFNRGDSAYDNYYGDPTLPNPNLHPLGKPPYYAFQIILGDLGTSGGLRTDEHARVLRADDSVVPGLYAVGNNSAAVMGRSYAGAGATIGPAMTFGYVAAKHIAAQPVASAPPHQAQPSPGPSPIGGST; encoded by the coding sequence ATGACGGCCGCGCTGACCGCGCAGTCCTGTGGGCTGGACACCTTGGTGGTCGAGAAGGCCGCGCATTTCGGCGGATCCACCGCGCTCTCGGGCGGCGGCATCTGGGTGCCGGGCGCCCCGTCGCAGCGCAAAGCCGGTTACACACCGGACCCCGAGAGCGTCTTCGGCTACCTCAAACAGATCACCGGCGGTCTGGTCAGCGATGCGCGTCTGCGCACGTACGTCGACGCCGCCCCGCAGATGATGGAATTCCTCGAGGACCTCAGCCCGTGGTTCGAATTCGTGTGGAAACCCGGCTACGCCGACTACTACCCGGAGCTGCCCGGCGGATCAGAACTCGGCAGCACGATCAACGTGCCGGCCATCGATCTGCGTGAACTCGGCGAGGAGGAGCAGCACCTGCTGCAGCCGCTCGCGTTGGCGCCCAAGGGAATCTGGTTCGCGCCCAAAGACCTTCGCCTCTTCTACCAGGTACGCCAGAACTGGCGGGGTAAGGCCGTCCTGGTCAAGCTGATCTGGCGGATGGTCAGGGCGCGGGTGTTCGGCGACCGGATGGCCGCCATCGGCCAGTCGCTGGCCGCGCGGATGCGCCTGGCCATGAAACAACAGGACATCCCGCTGTGGCTGGACACCCCGATGACCGAACTCATCACCGGTCCCGACGGTGAGGTGGTCGGTGCGGTCATCGAGAAGGACGGGCGTGCGGTCCATATCGGCGCGCGCCGCGGAGTGATCCTGGCCGCCGGCGGATTCGACCACGACATGGCGTGGCGCAAGCAGCACCTGCCCCTCCTGGAGAAGGACTGGAGCTTCGGGAACCCGGCCAACGTGGGCGACGGTATCCGTGCCGGCGAGAGGGTCGGCGCTGCAAGCGAACTGCTCGACGAGGCCTGGTGGTTCCCGGCGATGTGCTGGCCCGACGGCCGGTTGCAGTTCATGCTCAACGAACGCATGATGCCCGCCCAGTTCGTCGTCAACGGCGACGGCAGGCGCTTCATCAACGAGGCGGCGCCCTACATGGACTTCGCGCACGCGATGATCGACGGGCAGCGCTCCGGTGTCACGCACATCCCGTGCTGGCTGATCACCGACATCGCATCGTTCCACCGCTACGTCGTCGGCGGCCATCTACCCATCCCGAAGATCCCGTTCGCGCCCGTGCCCACCGGCTGGAAAGTGCCCAAGGCGTGGCTGGAGTCCGGGGTGGTCCACGAGGCGCGCACATGGGAGGAGATGGCGGGCAAGATCGGGGTGCCGCCGGAGCACCTGCGCCGGACCGCCGAGCGGTTCAACGAACTGGCGCACAAGGGCCACGACGACGACTTCAATCGCGGCGACAGCGCCTACGACAACTACTACGGCGACCCCACACTGCCCAACCCCAACCTGCACCCGCTGGGCAAACCGCCGTACTACGCGTTCCAGATCATCCTCGGCGACCTCGGCACCTCCGGCGGGCTGCGCACCGACGAACACGCCAGGGTGCTGCGCGCCGACGATTCGGTCGTGCCCGGCTTGTACGCGGTGGGCAACAACTCCGCGGCGGTGATGGGCCGCAGTTACGCCGGGGCGGGCGCGACGATCGGCCCCGCGATGACCTTCGGCTACGTCGCCGCCAAACACATTGCCGCACAACCCGTTGCCAGTGCGCCACCACACCAAGCTCAACCCAGTCCAGGGCCGTCACCCATCGGAGGAAGCACATGA
- a CDS encoding LLM class flavin-dependent oxidoreductase: MKISLFYEFPLPRPWSEDDEHQLFQHGLDEVEAADKAGFSTVWLTEHHFLEEYCHSTAPEMFLAAASQRTKDIRLGFGVMHLPPSINHPARIAERVSTLDHLSNGRVEFGTGEGSSVAELGGFNIDPADKRAQWEEALEVTIRSMVEAPFTGFKGEHIEMPARNVIPKPLQKPHPPVWVACTRPSSVQMAAQKAIGALSFAYTGPEALKERVDGYYKEFEANGTPVTPAINPNLLAIGGDLSMMVAKTDDEALKRLGIGGGFFSFGIMHYYLTGMHTPGRTGVWELYEQAVKEDPTLAYGPGRGAIGSPDTVREFLRGYEASGVDEIILLLNPRSHEGTMESIEIMGKEILPEFIERDEKAVRDKATRLAPVVEKVEGRRQHSDAPLFDETYSFGGLPTGRGGKFTAGEIPEAMAEINEGRVKAAEQEKQARAVKEASG; this comes from the coding sequence ATGAAGATCTCGCTGTTCTACGAATTCCCGCTGCCGCGGCCGTGGTCGGAGGACGACGAGCATCAGCTGTTCCAGCACGGCCTGGACGAGGTCGAGGCTGCCGACAAGGCCGGTTTCTCGACGGTCTGGCTCACCGAGCACCACTTCCTCGAGGAGTACTGTCACTCGACCGCGCCGGAGATGTTCCTGGCTGCGGCGAGCCAGCGCACCAAGGACATCCGGCTGGGCTTCGGGGTCATGCACCTGCCGCCGTCGATCAACCATCCGGCGCGCATCGCCGAGCGGGTGTCGACGCTGGACCACCTCTCGAACGGCCGCGTCGAATTCGGCACCGGTGAAGGCTCGTCGGTCGCCGAACTCGGCGGCTTCAACATCGACCCCGCCGACAAGCGCGCCCAGTGGGAGGAGGCGCTCGAGGTGACTATCCGCTCGATGGTCGAGGCGCCCTTCACCGGGTTCAAGGGTGAGCACATCGAAATGCCGGCTCGCAACGTCATCCCCAAGCCGTTGCAGAAGCCGCACCCGCCGGTCTGGGTGGCGTGCACCCGCCCCTCGTCGGTCCAGATGGCGGCCCAGAAGGCCATCGGCGCACTGAGTTTCGCCTACACCGGTCCTGAGGCGCTCAAGGAGCGCGTGGACGGCTACTACAAGGAATTCGAGGCCAACGGCACGCCGGTCACCCCGGCCATCAACCCGAACCTGCTGGCCATCGGCGGTGACCTGTCGATGATGGTGGCCAAGACCGACGACGAGGCGCTCAAACGCCTCGGCATCGGCGGCGGGTTCTTCTCGTTCGGGATCATGCACTACTACCTGACCGGTATGCACACCCCCGGACGCACCGGGGTGTGGGAGCTCTACGAGCAGGCGGTCAAAGAGGATCCGACGCTCGCCTACGGCCCCGGGCGCGGTGCGATCGGCTCACCGGACACGGTGCGCGAGTTTCTGCGCGGCTACGAAGCCAGCGGCGTCGACGAGATCATCCTGCTGCTCAACCCCCGCAGCCATGAGGGCACCATGGAGTCCATCGAGATCATGGGCAAGGAGATCCTGCCCGAGTTCATCGAACGCGACGAGAAGGCGGTCAGGGACAAGGCGACGCGGCTCGCGCCGGTCGTCGAGAAGGTCGAGGGGCGCCGTCAGCACTCCGATGCGCCGCTCTTCGACGAGACGTACTCGTTCGGTGGCCTGCCCACCGGGCGCGGCGGCAAGTTCACCGCGGGTGAGATTCCCGAGGCGATGGCCGAGATCAACGAGGGCCGGGTCAAAGCTGCGGAACAAGAGAAGCAGGCCAGGGCAGTCAAGGAAGCGTCGGGCTAG
- a CDS encoding coniferyl-alcohol dehydrogenase, which translates to MGDIDQLWRYDGKRVVVTGCASGIGAHLVRQLSGLGAKVVGLDMRRPAVDLDEFVEIDLSEQASVEHAAATVGGQVDALFNVAGVSSGIGDPLRVVTINFLGTRLFTEALVSSMPPGSAIANVSSLAASSYRENAAVTAGLLDTATVDEGIEWCRGNPEALADGGGYRLSKEAIILYGMAHVAALGAKGIRINCTAPGVTDTPILDQLRTAYGQEFLDSFRTPLGRVAGPDEQASVLVFLNSPAASYLTGQVIWVDGGTMGETDLADAVPRR; encoded by the coding sequence GTGGGCGACATCGATCAGCTGTGGCGCTACGACGGTAAGCGGGTCGTCGTCACCGGGTGCGCATCGGGTATCGGCGCGCACCTCGTACGGCAGCTGAGCGGTCTCGGCGCGAAGGTGGTGGGGCTCGACATGCGTCGTCCCGCCGTCGATCTCGATGAGTTCGTCGAGATCGACCTGTCCGAACAGGCGTCGGTCGAACACGCCGCGGCGACGGTCGGCGGCCAGGTCGACGCGTTGTTCAACGTCGCGGGGGTGTCGTCGGGCATCGGCGATCCGTTACGGGTGGTGACCATCAACTTCCTGGGCACCCGGTTGTTCACCGAGGCGCTGGTGTCGTCGATGCCACCGGGGTCGGCGATCGCCAACGTGTCTTCGCTCGCCGCATCGTCCTACCGGGAGAACGCCGCGGTCACGGCCGGGCTGCTCGACACCGCCACCGTCGACGAGGGCATCGAGTGGTGCCGGGGCAATCCTGAGGCACTCGCCGACGGGGGCGGGTACCGGCTGTCCAAGGAGGCGATCATCCTCTACGGCATGGCCCACGTCGCAGCGTTGGGCGCCAAGGGAATCCGGATCAACTGCACCGCACCCGGGGTCACCGACACCCCGATTCTCGACCAGTTGCGCACGGCCTACGGGCAGGAGTTCCTCGACTCCTTCCGAACACCCCTCGGCCGCGTCGCCGGTCCCGACGAGCAGGCCAGCGTGCTGGTCTTCTTGAACAGTCCGGCCGCCAGTTACCTCACCGGACAGGTGATCTGGGTGGACGGCGGCACCATGGGCGAGACGGACCTCGCGGATGCGGTGCCCCGACGATGA